From the Streptomyces sp. NBC_00102 genome, the window AGCACTTAATATGACGGCCTGTGCCAGTGGCACAGGCGCCTCATCAGCATCTGCGCTTGCCGCACGCCACACCTCTGTCCACCGCCGGACGGAGAGATACGGAGCAGCTCCCGTGTATCTCGACAGCTACTCCGCGCGCGGGTTCCGCTCCTTGGCTCACGTCGAGGACATTCCTGTCAGTCGGCCCACTGTTCTGGCCGGCCGTAACGACGGAGGCAAGAGCGCGGTGCTCACCGCACTGGCCTTCCTCCTCGGCGAGCACCGCCTGAGCGACGAGGACCGCACCTATGTGCAGGGCGAAGGGGACTCCAAAGGCCGGCGGTGCGCCGAAACCTGGGTAGAGGGCCGCTTCCGGCTGGATGCCGAAGAGCAGGACCGCAGCGGCCTGGGCGAGCACGTGCGCATCCGCCGGCGTTCGCCTCTGGGGGAGGCGGCGGCCTGTCTGGAGTACTTCGGCAGCCGGCCTGCCGACCCGAAACTGCGCGACCTCAACCAGCTCCTCAAGCCAGCCCTCGCGACCCTCGTCGCTGAGTACGGCCTGTCCCCGGCAGGAGCCCTCAAGGAATCCCTGCTGGCAGAACTCACGGCACACGCCAGGACCGTTCCCCAGGAACAGGGTTGGCAGCCGCTTCCCAAGATGCTCGAAGAGCGACTCCCGCGGCTCTTGTCGTTCGGAGGCAAACACCAAAGCCCCGACGCCGCCGTGCACACCGCTTTGAACAGCAGCTACAAGACTCACCTGGAAGACGAGACCCTCCAGGGCCGTGTCCGCGAGATCGAGCAAGAGATCAACCAGCGGCTGGAGAAGGAAGCCGACTCCCTGTGCCGTCACATCCGCCAGCACTGCGGCGAGTACGTCGAGGTCAACGTCAAGCCCATGGTCTCCTTCAGTGGAGGATTCAAAGGCGCCCCCCTGCACGTCTCCAGAGCCGACGGTGAACCGGTCGACCTGACGCGCGCTGGCCAGGGAAGCACCCGCCGCATCGCCCTGGCTGTTTGGGAATGGACCAGCAACATTCTGGAGAACGCCGAACTGGCCGCAACAGGAGAACCCGCAGCCACCCAGCCCACGCAGACCATCGTCGTCTACGACGAGCCTGACACCCACCTCGACTACCGCCACCAGCGCACGGTCATGGACATCGTCCGCAAGCAGTGCGCCCTGCCGCACGTGAACGTCATGGTCGCCACCCACTCGATGAACCTCATCGACGGCGTTGACATCGCCGACGTGGTCCACCTCAGCCTCGGACCGGGCGGCCGCACCGTCGTTGAACGCCTCAAAGACGACCAGCACGACGGGATCGACTTCCACCTCAGCCAGATCGCAGCATCACTGGGCCTGCGCAACTCTGTCTTGCTCCACGAACGCTGCTTCCTCGCCGTCGAAGGCGACACCGAGCAAAAAAGCTTCCCTCTGCTGTTCCGCCTGGCCCAGAACATGTCACTCCAGGCCGCGGGCATTGCCCTGTGGGGCTGTGAGAACAACGAGGGCGCCCTCCACCTGGCCAGCTACCTCATCAAGCACCAGCGCACCGTCATGCTGATGGTCGACGCCGACAGCCGCACCAACAAACTCTTCAAAGAAGAACGACTCCGACGAGCCGGTCTCGACCTCGAAAACCAGGTGTCCTACGTCGGCGAAGCCGAGGGCCACAACGAACTCGAGGAACTCTTCAGCAACGAACAGTGGACCACTGCCGCCAACGCCCTATGGCCCAAGCCGGCCCCCCTGACCTGGCACCCGGACGACTTCAAGGCACACCGCGACGGCAAGAAATTTAGCGCCGGCATCCTCGACATGATCAAAAAAGAAGCCGAAGACAACAGCCCCAACGGCAAACCCGCCATGGTCTATGGGCTTGCCACCACCCTCACTGTCCCCGGGGACGTGCCCCGCCAGCTGCGGGAAATCTTCACCCGCCTACAAGAACTCACTCACTGACCAGACGCCGGCCGCTGCGCCCGGCGCAAGAGCATGCGCTCTTTGCGCTGCTCGTCGGTCGGCGCCACCCACGCATGCCAGCCAACCGATTCCACCCACTGGCGGGCATGAATCCGGGCGTCGATACCACACCATCTGCACCCGCCTGGCGAGGGAACGCAGGCAGCACGAGCAGACCTTGGAGAGGGCATCTCTCCTCCTTCCCACGCCTCTTATCTTCCCTTCCGACACTGACAATCACGCTGAGTGACGAAGCTCGAGGTGTACGCGTATGAGGTTCCTCCACACATCCGACTGGCACCTGGGCCGACGATTCCATTCAGAAGACCTGGTACCCGCGCAGCGCGTTTTCCTCGACTATTTGGTCGACACCGCACGCACCGAGAACGTCGACGCCGTCCTGGTAGCCGGAGACATCTACGACCGGGCCATCCCCAGCCTCGACGCTGTACGCCTGTTCAATCACGCTCTGCACCAGCTCGCGGACCTGAACGTACCGATCATCATGATCAGCGGAAACCACGACTCCGCCCATCGCCTCGGCGTCGCCTCCGGCCTCCTGGCCCGCACCGGAATCCACCTGCGCACCGACCCCGCCACCTGCCACACCCCTGTCATTCTCGAAGACACCCACGGCCCCGTCACCGTCTACGGCACCCCCTACCTCGAGCCCTCGATGGCCCGCGCCCCGCTGGAAGCAGAAGCCGCCTCCCACCGCGCCGTACTGACCGCAGCCCTGGACCGCATCCGCACCGACCTCGCCACCCACCAGCCCGCCAACACCCGCTGTGTGGTCCTCGCCCACGCCTTCGTCACCCCCGGCACCGGACAGCCCGAAGAACGCGACAAAACCAAGGAGTCCACCAGCGAACGCGACATCACCGTCGGCGGCATCGCCCACGTAGGCGCCGACCTCTTCCACGGCATCGACTACGTCGCCCTCGGCCACCTCCACGGCGCCCACCACATCACCGACCGCATCCACTACAGCGGCTCCCCCCTGGCCTACTCCTTCTCCGAAGCCCGCCACACCAAAACGATCACGCTCGTCGACCTCACCCCTGGGGAAGCCCCCACCCTCACCCTCCGGCCCTGCCCCGTCCCACGCCGCCTGGAACGTGTCACCGGCTTCATCGACGACCTCCTGACCAACCCCGCCCACGAGCCGTTGACGGACGCCTGGCTCGAGGTCACCCTCACCGACACCGCCCTGCCCTTCGAAGCCATGGCCCGCCTGCGCCGCCGCTTCCCTCACACTGCCGAACTCAAGCACCGCCCCGCACACATCCCCGCACAGGCCACAAACACCACCTACAGCGAACGTATCCGCGGCCGCAGCGACCTCGACATCACCACCGACTTCATCCACAGCATGCGCGGCACCGACCCCACCCCGGACGAACACGCCCTGCTCCAGCAAGCCGTCGAAGCCTCCCGCATGAACGAACAGCAGAAGGAAACCGTCTGACATGCGCCTGCACACCCTGCACCTGCAGGCATTCGGCCCCTTCGCACGCACCCACACCATCGACTTCGACACCCTGTCCGCCGACGGCCTCTTCCTCCTCCACGGAGACACCGGCGCCGGGAAAAGCACCGTCTTCGCCGCCATCTGCTACGCCCTCTACGGCAAACCCCCCGGCGACCGCGACCTGCTGCTGCGCAGCCACCACGCCCCCGCAGACCTCCTGACCGAAGTCACCCTGGACGTCACCCTCGCAGGCCGCCGCCTGCGCATCCGTCGCATCCCCACCCAGATGCGACCCAAGCGATCCGGCACAGGCGAGACCCCCCAAAAGCCCGAGACCTACCTCAGCGAGTGGACCACCGACACCACCGGCCAGGGCCACTGGGAAGCAGCCAGCAAATCCCACCAGGAAGCCTCCGCCGAGATCACCGACTTGCTGGGCATGAGCCGCGACCAGTTCTGCCAGGTCGTCCTGCTGCCCCAGAACGAATTCACCAAATTCCTCCACGCCGACGCCCACGGCCGGCGCGAACTCCTCGGGAAACTCTTCCGCACCCACCGCTTCTCTTTCATCGAACGCTGGCTCAACGACCACAGCCGCACCACCGAGAAAAACCGCGACACCGCCCGCGCCGACGTCCTTCGCCTGGCCGAACGCATCCACCAGGCCGCCGGAAACGACCTCTCGACCGAACACACCGCACCCACCCCCGAAGACCCCCACACCCTCACCGAGCCCGCACAGACCTGGGCCCAGGACCTCCTGCACACCAGCCACACCCACCACGACACAACACTCCAAGCAGCCGCAACAGCCAAAGTCCACCTGACCAAACAGCAGACCCTCGAAGCCGCAGCACGCGAACTCCACCAGCAACAAGCCAGCCACACAGACGCCCGGCGACAGCTCGACCTGCTGCAGGAACAAAAACCACACCAGGACACCCTCCTGCAGCGCCGCGACCAGGCTCGCCGCGCCCAGCAGGCAGCCCCCCAGCTACATGCCGCCGAGACCGCAGCAGGCGACTACGCCGACGCCCAGCGCGCCGAACACAGCGCCCGCAAGCTCCTGCTGCCCCAGCACGCGGACCTGGACACCGACCAGCTGGAAGCCATCGAGCACACCACCCGGGACGAAGCCGCCGTCCTTACCA encodes:
- a CDS encoding exonuclease SbcCD subunit D, which codes for MRFLHTSDWHLGRRFHSEDLVPAQRVFLDYLVDTARTENVDAVLVAGDIYDRAIPSLDAVRLFNHALHQLADLNVPIIMISGNHDSAHRLGVASGLLARTGIHLRTDPATCHTPVILEDTHGPVTVYGTPYLEPSMARAPLEAEAASHRAVLTAALDRIRTDLATHQPANTRCVVLAHAFVTPGTGQPEERDKTKESTSERDITVGGIAHVGADLFHGIDYVALGHLHGAHHITDRIHYSGSPLAYSFSEARHTKTITLVDLTPGEAPTLTLRPCPVPRRLERVTGFIDDLLTNPAHEPLTDAWLEVTLTDTALPFEAMARLRRRFPHTAELKHRPAHIPAQATNTTYSERIRGRSDLDITTDFIHSMRGTDPTPDEHALLQQAVEASRMNEQQKETV
- a CDS encoding ATP-dependent endonuclease, which translates into the protein MYLDSYSARGFRSLAHVEDIPVSRPTVLAGRNDGGKSAVLTALAFLLGEHRLSDEDRTYVQGEGDSKGRRCAETWVEGRFRLDAEEQDRSGLGEHVRIRRRSPLGEAAACLEYFGSRPADPKLRDLNQLLKPALATLVAEYGLSPAGALKESLLAELTAHARTVPQEQGWQPLPKMLEERLPRLLSFGGKHQSPDAAVHTALNSSYKTHLEDETLQGRVREIEQEINQRLEKEADSLCRHIRQHCGEYVEVNVKPMVSFSGGFKGAPLHVSRADGEPVDLTRAGQGSTRRIALAVWEWTSNILENAELAATGEPAATQPTQTIVVYDEPDTHLDYRHQRTVMDIVRKQCALPHVNVMVATHSMNLIDGVDIADVVHLSLGPGGRTVVERLKDDQHDGIDFHLSQIAASLGLRNSVLLHERCFLAVEGDTEQKSFPLLFRLAQNMSLQAAGIALWGCENNEGALHLASYLIKHQRTVMLMVDADSRTNKLFKEERLRRAGLDLENQVSYVGEAEGHNELEELFSNEQWTTAANALWPKPAPLTWHPDDFKAHRDGKKFSAGILDMIKKEAEDNSPNGKPAMVYGLATTLTVPGDVPRQLREIFTRLQELTH